The segment TGATGTCCCTCGGGAAGTAGGTCTGTAGCGCCAAAGCGAGAGAAAGCAAAGCCCCCCTCCTCAACTTGTAGCATAGCGAGGAGTCGACGTGTGGAGAAGGGGGTAAAGGGCGCAAAAGCAATCGACAGATTGCCCACCAGCTGCAAAGCTAAGTGCAGAATCGTAGCAACACGGTCGGGATCGCTCTTGATAACCTTCCAGGGCTCTGTGTCCGCAAGGTACTTATTGCCGATGCGCGCCAGCTGCATAGCGGTCTTGAGCGCCTCTCTAAAGTGGAAGTGCTCTAGCTGATCATCTAGCGCTGCTGGTATGGCAGCCACCTCTCGAAGCATCTCCTCATCGATCTCCGTGAGACTACCCAGCGGAGGCACCTTGCCGTCGAAATACTTGTGCGTCAGCACCAAGGCGCGGTTCACGAAGTTGCCGTAGATAGCGACCAACTCATTATTATTACGTGCTTGGTAGTCACGCCATGTGAAGTCATTGTCCTTGGTCTCAGGCGCATTGGCCGTCAAGACATAGCGCAGTACGTCCTCCTTGCCAGGCATCTCGTCGAGATACTCATGAAGCCAGATCGCCCAGTTGCGACTGGTCGAGATCTTGTCGCCCTCGAGATTGAGGAACTCGTTGGCGGGTACGTTGTCTGGCAGGTTAAACGACCCCTCAGCCTTTAGCATAGCGGGGAAGATGATGCAGTGGAAGACGATGTTGTCCTTGCCGATGAAGTGGATCAGGCGGGTCTCGGGGTCGCACCACCAGGTGCGCCAGCTGTCGGGGAGGAGCTCCTTCGTATTAGATATGTAGCCGATAGGCGCGTCAAACCAGACGTAGAGCACCTTGCCCTCAGCACCTTGGAGCGGTACGGGGATACCCCAGTCTAGGTCACGCGTCACGGCACGTGGCTGTAGTCCTAGGTCCAGCCAGCTCTTGCACTGACCGTAGACGTTGGGCTTCCACTCCTTGTGCCCCTCAAGGATCCACTCGCGGAGGAAGCTCTCGTAGTCGCCCAGCGGCAGGTACCAGTGCTTCGTCTCGCGTAGCTCAGGCTTAGCTCCTGAGATAGCGCTATGAGGATCGATCAGATCGGTCGCCGAGAGGGAGGTGCCGCACGCCTCGCATTGGTCGCCATAGGCGCGCTCGTTGTGGCAGTGCGGACAGGTGCCCGTGATATAGCGGTCTGCGAGAAATTGCTTAGCCTCGGGATCGTAGTACTGCTCCGAGGTCTGCTCGATCAGCTTGCCCGACTCGTAGAGCTTGGTAAAGAATGCGGTCGCCGTCTTCTCGTGTGTCTCGGAGGTGGTGCGCGAATAGATGTCGAAGTCGATGCCTAGGCGAGCGAACGACTCCTTGATCAAAGCGTGGTAGCGATCTACCACCTCTTGGGGGGAGACGCCCTCCGCTTTTGCCTTGATAGCGATAGGTACGCCGTGCTCATCGCTACCGCCGATGAAGAGGACCTCGTCGCCCTTCATGCGCTTGTAGCGAACGTATATGTCGGCAGGAACATAGACTCCTGCGAGGTGTCCGATATGTACAGGCCCATTGGCATAAGGTAGGGCCGTAGTGACTAAAGTGCGTTTGAATTGTTGCGTACTCATAAAGTTCTTATGATGATTAACGGCTTAGCGCCGATGACTACCGCAAAGGTAGCAAAAATGAGACTGCAACAAAGGATTACTCGTAAGATTTGGGAATTGATGATCTATTATTTCCAATAGATTTCTTACCTTTGGAGGCGGTACTATCTATCAATTTAAACAAACTCTCTAATGAAAGCAACTTATCTATATCTTTCTCTAGCTCTTATGACGCTAGCACTACTGACCTCTTGTGGTCCTGATGCGAACAAGCCGACCCCCGAGGTGACGGCACTCACGCTCAGTGCTACAACAGCCCAACTGTCAGTTGGCGAGACCCTACAGCTCACCGCCAGCGTCACCCCAGCAGATGCTAAGGTAACCTTCACGACCGACAACGCAGCCGTCGCTACCGTCTGTGAGAAGGGGATCGTCAAGGCAATCGCACCTGGTACAGCTACTATCACAGCTAAGGCTGGCGACAAGACTGCGACCTGCACCATCACGGTCGAAGAGAAAAAAGTCGAAGAGAAAAACGTATCTCTCTTTAACAAGCTCGATGGCAAGAAGTACCCCTCAGGGAGCACCATCGACTATGCCGCCTCTGTTTCTAAGGAAGATGCAAGCTTTTATGCGTTAGATCTCTTCTTTAGCGTACTCAAGACAGCTAAGTACAAGGTTACCTTAACTTTTGATAAAGCTACATCAGGATCTGCCTGCATAGGGACCCAGTGCGAGAACTTCTCTGGTAAGTCTTACACCACCGACGCAACCTTAGTCGCTGACGACCTAGAGTCTGATCTCAAGGGTAAGGGTGATATGACCTCTCTAGGAACTCACCTCGATCTCTCCACACCGGCTGGTGAGACCTACAAGAACCGTATGACCATCCAGCTCAAGCCTGAGGATGGTAGCGAGACACTCCAGTGGACTGTCAACTTAGCTATAGCCGTCAAGTAACACACAACAGACACAGATATGAAGCACTTACTAACTATCCTACTATCTCTCATAGTAGTCACCGTAGCTCAAGCGCAGCTACCTCAAGTCGAGCTCAAAGATCTACAAAACAATGTGGTCAACACGAGCGAACTAAGTAACGATGGTAAGCCCTTTATCATCTCATTCTTTGCCACTTGGTGCAAGCCCTGTCTGCGTGAGCTCAAGGCGATACACGAGGAGTATGTCGACTGGCAGGAGGAGACAGGGGTCAAGCTCATCGCTGTCTCTATCGATGAGGGTCAAAACGCAGATCGCGTCAAGCCTCTAGTCGATGCCCTGGGCTTTGAGTACGAGGTACTGCTAGATCCCAATGGAGACTTCAAGCGGGCTATGAATGTCAATATGGTTCCTCACGTCTTCGTCATCGACGGCAAGGGACGCATCGCTTATGCACATAGTGGCTACACCGAGGGCGGTGAGCAGGAGCTCATTGCCAAGGTACGTGAGCTACTACAAACCACTGAAGAGTAACTAACCTCAAGAGTAATAACAAAGAGGAGAGATCTAGCAGCCTCATGGTATACTAGACTCTCTCCTCGCAAGTGTTCCGACCATCGGACTCCCCTATTTTCACCTCTCCCGTCTTAGACCTAGACACTGACTACATGAGACAGACGCTACATCTCGTACGGCACCTTTGCCTCCTATCTTCTATTTGTATTGCTGGACTATCTGCTCTTACAGCACAAAGTGATGCTGAGTGGAAGCCTTGGAACAAATTCACACCCTCCTTTAGTGTGCAGAGCGATATGCTCTTCTCCCTAGATGATCAAGCTAACGGATACAAAACCTGGATGGGCAATAGCTACATCACAGGCTCCCTACGCAATAACTACCTCGAGCTGGGACTACGATACGAAGAGCTCCTCCGACCGATGCCAGGGCATGAGCCTGAGCAGGGACGAGGCATACCGCATATGCACCTCAAGGGCTTCATAGGCAAGTATGGAGAGGTCACGCTAGGCGACTTCTACGACCAGTTTGGCTCCGGCATCCTCTTCCGTAGCTATGAGGAGCGCACACTAGGCATCGACAATGCCGTCCGAGGAGTCCACGTATCCCTCACCCCCTATGATGGAGTACGACTCAAGGGATTCACGGGTCAGCAGCGCAACTACTTCGACCGCACCTTCCGCCTCTTCAATAAGGATCGAGGCTTCATCTCAGGAGCTGACGGCGAGCTAGCCATTCACCAGTGGGCACCAGCTCTCAGAGACAATCTGATGACCCTCACACTGGGCGGTTCCTATGTCAATAAGGTAGAAGACGATGAGATCATCCCCGTAGAGACTCCCGCAGGTATGACAGGTCCTATGCGCCTCAACCTGCCCCGTCAGGTACATGCTTTCGGGGGACGCGCTAAGTTTACACTCGGCGGGTGGGTACTCAATGGTGAGTACGCCTACAAGAGTAGCGACCCCACAGCGACCAACCACTATATCTACTCACCAGGCTCCGTAGCGATGCTCTCGACCTCTTACTCACAGCGAGGTATGAGTCTCTTGCTACAAGCTAAGCGTAGCGAGAACTTTAACTTCCTCTCCGCGCGCTCTACGGTCGGTACCCCACTACATATCAACCACCTACCAGCTTTTACAGCTAATCATACTTACACCCTTGCAGCTCTTTACCCCTACGCTACGCAGCCTGATGGCGAGTGGGCATTTCAGGGGGACTTCCGCTACACGATCCCAAGAGGTACTCTCCTAGGTGGCAAGTATGGTACGGGACTACGGGTCAACTATGCGCATGTACGAGGGCTCAAGAGTGTCGCTACCGACCAGCTACCCCTAGAGGCTCCTGAGAGTAAGCTCTACGGTACAGACGGATACGAGCATCCTTTCTTTGGCATGGGAGAGCTATACTACTCTGACTTTAACTTCGAGCTGAGCAAGAAGTTCTCTCGGACCGTCTCTCTAACCTTCGAGTACTACCATCAGATCTACAATCAGTTGGTGGTCGAGGGACATGCGATCAATAACCCGCTCGTCTATAGCAACATCTTCGTCCTCGACGGCAAGTTCAGACTAGCACCTCGCTATACGCTACGCACCGAGCTACAGTATCTGTACAGTCGTCAGGCTGAGGGAAGCTGGCTCTTTGGGCTGGCCGAGTTATCCATCGCTCCAAACTGGGTGATCACACTTTCTGACCAGTACAATATAGACATGACCAAGGAGCACTACTATATGGGCTCTCTAGCTTACGCCACGGGTAGTCACCGCTTACAGCTAGGCTACGGACGTACACGCGCTGGTATCAACTGCTCGGGAGGTGTATGCCGCTATATGCCCGAGACGAAGGGTATCTACCTAAGCTACAACGGCTCCTTCTAATGCACCGCCGCTTCATTCATACACTTGACAATACTACCAAGATGAAACTATCTACACGCTATACGATACTCTCAGCTCTAGCTCTGATCCTTATGGTCTCTTGCAAGCCAATGCCTGAGAGTGAGCGACTCATCCCTAATGAGATGGAGACCTCTAAAGGGCGCTCCGTACTCATCGAGGACTACAGTGGCGTGGGCTGTGTCAACTGCCCCATAGCTGCAAAGAAAATCACGGAGGCTGCAGCTCCTCATGGTGACAAGGTGGTCATCGTGGCACTCCACGGGAGCAACACGGGTATTGGCACCCAGCCTAAAGAAGACCCTAAGGGACTATACAGCCCCGAGGCAGCTACCTATCTAGATCGTCTTCAGTCTGGTGGCTCGCTACCCATCGCGACCTTCAATCGTCGTCCACTCGCCAGCAGCGGGAGCAAGACCTATAGCGACAGCTATACCCAGTGGCCCGCCGAGATGCAGGCGGTGCGCGAGCTACCTCAGCTCTACAAGATAGACCTGCAGGTCTCTGAGAGTGATCGCAAGATAACAACCCAGTGCACCGCTACGGCACTAGCCCCTGCTGTCCAAGGGGTTGCCACTGAGCTCTACCTACAGTTATGGCTCATCGAGGACGACATCGTAGCGCCTCAGCACTTCAGGAAGGGACTAGACGAAGCCTATCAGCACAACCACATCTTCCGTCAGACGCTCAACGGCATCGACGGGGAGGCTTATGAGCTAGGCAAGAGCTACAACCAGACCAGTACCATCGAGCGTGAAGTCATACAGCCCGACCAGTGCTCTGTCGTAGCCATCCTCTATGATCACAAGAGTGGCGAGGTCTATGAGGTCGCTAAGGCTCCTCTCAAGGGCAACAACTCAACAAACTAACTAGAAAACAAAAGCTCAACAACAAGCAAACAGAATAACTTATGAACAAACTAATTACACGCTTAGCACTAAGCATCACACTCGCTGGAGGCATGCTCCTACCAGCGACTCAAGCTACGGCACAAAAGCAGCTCGTAGCATCAGACCTCCAGCTTGTGGAGGCTCCCGCACTTCGCGAGGCATCACAGCTCCGTGCAGGGCGAGCTGGTGATCTCGTCAATCTCAAGACATCAAAGTATGTCGCTAAGGACATCAATGGCAAGGAGCACGATATCGATGCCATACTCAAGTCTGGCAAGGCGATCATGATCGACTTCTCCGCTGTATGGTGTGGTCCCTGCTGGATGCTCCACACGAGTGGAGTCTTGGAGCGACTCTACTCTAAGTTTGGTCCTGAGGGAACGAATCAAATCGAGCTCTTCTGGGTCGGAGCCGATTCAAGGTCCACCATCAGTGCAATCAAGGGCAAGGGTGGTGGAACCCAGGGCGACTGGACCAAGGACAGCAAAGGCAATCTAGTACCTTATCCCCTATTCTCTGATCCGAAGATGGCTTCTACGCTGGGCATTGATGTGACCGGATTCCCCACACTAGTCCTCGTCGGACCAGGCAATAAGTGGATCGCGTGCCGTGGAGAGGTAGAGACATCGGATTCTGACTTCAAGCAGTTTACAGGACTTCTGGCGCTCTTTATGAAGGAGGAAGACAAGCCTCAGGGAGTCACCTTCGCAGGTGTGACAGATCTCTACGTAGGAGAGACCCATAAGCTTAAAGTTTCCTACTCAACCGTTGCCCCCGTCACCAAAATCGAGTGGAAAGCACCCGAAGGCATAACTCTCAAGAAGGTGAGCGATGAGGAGTATCAAGTGACCGCAAACAAGCTCGGCACCTATGAAATCGAGGCTACAGTCACGAACAAGAATGGTAGCGCTACTGGCAAGGTGACCGTCACCGTTTCTGATCCTATCTCTAGCTATCCATTCTTCAGTGCTATGGATGTCAAGGATAAGCTCGACAAGGGCTGGAGATCCATCGACCATGATGGTGATGGCTTTGGCTTTGACTCCTTTATGGGTAAGGGATTATTAGATCGCCTTGGACTTAAGTTCAATGACCCCAACTATAAGCCAGGTGCTGAGAGCAGTGCAGACTACTTGATCTCTTGGGGAACCTTCTTTCCTACAGAGACTCAGCCAGGGAAAAACGGTGGTGTCTCCTTCTCTGGATCAACTATCGAGCCCGACAACGAGCTACTCTCGGCTCCTCTAGTGATACCAGCCGATGCTGCAAAGCCAACCTTCTCTTGCTACATTTCGAGCTTCTTCCAGGCTAACAAGAGCGATGAACTCAAGGTGATGGTCTCTGAGCTCAATGGCACCCCTGTAGAGCTACTAGCTCCACAAGCACCAATAGGTGGTGACTGGAAACTCATCTCTGCAGATCTCTCAGCTTACAAGGGCAAGACCATACTCCTCTCACTAATCCCTGTAGTCAACGGAGAGAGTGGCATTGGTGTAGACCAGATACGTGTTACCATGGATGGCACAACAGATGTAGAGGCTCCTACGCTCAACGTACAGACAACCCTCTACCCGAACCCCGCCAGTGACTACGTCACTGTCAAGACTCGTGTCGGTAGCTCCATTGAGATCTTTGCTACTGATGGGGCTCTGCTCTCCACGACGCAAGCCAAGGGCGAGGAGACTACGGTAGCACTCGCACAGCTACCCGCTGGGCGCTACCTAGTACGTATCACCTCACTAGAGGGTGAGATCGTCCTCCGTCCGCTCATCATCAAGTAAGCACACCCTGACAGCCTACGACGCCCCCTCGACTGAGAAGGTCGTCGTAACGCTAGCAACTAAACACGCAGACCCTCGAGACACACAGGTGTTTTGAGGGTCTGCGTTCATTCTGTCACAGCAAGACATGTAGCGATGATACGTGTAACCCTATTGCATCAAAGCGATACGTGTAACCCTTTGTAGGGACGCACGGCTCGTGCGTCCGTTGTAGAACAGCAAGACATATAACGTTTTGTATCACAGCAAGACGAGTAACCCTCTGTAGGGACGCACGGCTCGTGCGTCCGTTGTAGAACAGCAAGACATGTATTGACGACATAATCCTTTGACACAACGGACGCACGAGCCGTGCGTCCCTACAGCGGGTTACTCGTCTCGCCTTAGATGGAGTAAATCTCCACGTGGCAATTCTCAAATCTCCACGTGGAAAATGAAAATTCTCCACGTGGACGTGAAATAAAACTTCGGAGGAATCGAATGAAACTTCGGAGGAAATGATTCACGCCCACGTGGAGAATATTTTTTTCCTCCGTGGAGATTTTCGATTTTCCACGGAGGCTTTGCGGAGTGTTGTTAGCTTTTAGCGACTGGCTGTTGGCTAGAGTTACTACTGCCACTAGGAGCACTAGGAGCACTAGAAGTTCTAGACAATGCCTCTCTAGGCTCTAACTTCTAATCTCTAACTTCTAGCCTCTAATCTCTTGTTTATTGC is part of the Porphyromonas asaccharolytica DSM 20707 genome and harbors:
- the metG gene encoding methionine--tRNA ligase translates to MSTQQFKRTLVTTALPYANGPVHIGHLAGVYVPADIYVRYKRMKGDEVLFIGGSDEHGVPIAIKAKAEGVSPQEVVDRYHALIKESFARLGIDFDIYSRTTSETHEKTATAFFTKLYESGKLIEQTSEQYYDPEAKQFLADRYITGTCPHCHNERAYGDQCEACGTSLSATDLIDPHSAISGAKPELRETKHWYLPLGDYESFLREWILEGHKEWKPNVYGQCKSWLDLGLQPRAVTRDLDWGIPVPLQGAEGKVLYVWFDAPIGYISNTKELLPDSWRTWWCDPETRLIHFIGKDNIVFHCIIFPAMLKAEGSFNLPDNVPANEFLNLEGDKISTSRNWAIWLHEYLDEMPGKEDVLRYVLTANAPETKDNDFTWRDYQARNNNELVAIYGNFVNRALVLTHKYFDGKVPPLGSLTEIDEEMLREVAAIPAALDDQLEHFHFREALKTAMQLARIGNKYLADTEPWKVIKSDPDRVATILHLALQLVGNLSIAFAPFTPFSTRRLLAMLQVEEGGFAFSRFGATDLLPEGHQLGKPELLFEKIEDEVIQAQLDKLAAIKKLNEEQNRHPEALLEDVPFDTFTKSDMRAGRILACEKVPKADKLLRFSIDDGMGGRTIVSGIAQYYKPEELVGKTVAFVANLPVRKIRGVESQGMILSVEDYKTGQLQVVTLPDTIAPGSKLV
- a CDS encoding Ig-like domain-containing protein, giving the protein MTLALLTSCGPDANKPTPEVTALTLSATTAQLSVGETLQLTASVTPADAKVTFTTDNAAVATVCEKGIVKAIAPGTATITAKAGDKTATCTITVEEKKVEEKNVSLFNKLDGKKYPSGSTIDYAASVSKEDASFYALDLFFSVLKTAKYKVTLTFDKATSGSACIGTQCENFSGKSYTTDATLVADDLESDLKGKGDMTSLGTHLDLSTPAGETYKNRMTIQLKPEDGSETLQWTVNLAIAVK
- a CDS encoding TlpA family protein disulfide reductase; the encoded protein is MKHLLTILLSLIVVTVAQAQLPQVELKDLQNNVVNTSELSNDGKPFIISFFATWCKPCLRELKAIHEEYVDWQEETGVKLIAVSIDEGQNADRVKPLVDALGFEYEVLLDPNGDFKRAMNVNMVPHVFVIDGKGRIAYAHSGYTEGGEQELIAKVRELLQTTEE
- a CDS encoding DUF6029 family protein, which translates into the protein MRQTLHLVRHLCLLSSICIAGLSALTAQSDAEWKPWNKFTPSFSVQSDMLFSLDDQANGYKTWMGNSYITGSLRNNYLELGLRYEELLRPMPGHEPEQGRGIPHMHLKGFIGKYGEVTLGDFYDQFGSGILFRSYEERTLGIDNAVRGVHVSLTPYDGVRLKGFTGQQRNYFDRTFRLFNKDRGFISGADGELAIHQWAPALRDNLMTLTLGGSYVNKVEDDEIIPVETPAGMTGPMRLNLPRQVHAFGGRAKFTLGGWVLNGEYAYKSSDPTATNHYIYSPGSVAMLSTSYSQRGMSLLLQAKRSENFNFLSARSTVGTPLHINHLPAFTANHTYTLAALYPYATQPDGEWAFQGDFRYTIPRGTLLGGKYGTGLRVNYAHVRGLKSVATDQLPLEAPESKLYGTDGYEHPFFGMGELYYSDFNFELSKKFSRTVSLTFEYYHQIYNQLVVEGHAINNPLVYSNIFVLDGKFRLAPRYTLRTELQYLYSRQAEGSWLFGLAELSIAPNWVITLSDQYNIDMTKEHYYMGSLAYATGSHRLQLGYGRTRAGINCSGGVCRYMPETKGIYLSYNGSF
- a CDS encoding Omp28 family outer membrane lipoprotein, whose product is MKLSTRYTILSALALILMVSCKPMPESERLIPNEMETSKGRSVLIEDYSGVGCVNCPIAAKKITEAAAPHGDKVVIVALHGSNTGIGTQPKEDPKGLYSPEAATYLDRLQSGGSLPIATFNRRPLASSGSKTYSDSYTQWPAEMQAVRELPQLYKIDLQVSESDRKITTQCTATALAPAVQGVATELYLQLWLIEDDIVAPQHFRKGLDEAYQHNHIFRQTLNGIDGEAYELGKSYNQTSTIEREVIQPDQCSVVAILYDHKSGEVYEVAKAPLKGNNSTN
- a CDS encoding T9SS type A sorting domain-containing protein, with product MNKLITRLALSITLAGGMLLPATQATAQKQLVASDLQLVEAPALREASQLRAGRAGDLVNLKTSKYVAKDINGKEHDIDAILKSGKAIMIDFSAVWCGPCWMLHTSGVLERLYSKFGPEGTNQIELFWVGADSRSTISAIKGKGGGTQGDWTKDSKGNLVPYPLFSDPKMASTLGIDVTGFPTLVLVGPGNKWIACRGEVETSDSDFKQFTGLLALFMKEEDKPQGVTFAGVTDLYVGETHKLKVSYSTVAPVTKIEWKAPEGITLKKVSDEEYQVTANKLGTYEIEATVTNKNGSATGKVTVTVSDPISSYPFFSAMDVKDKLDKGWRSIDHDGDGFGFDSFMGKGLLDRLGLKFNDPNYKPGAESSADYLISWGTFFPTETQPGKNGGVSFSGSTIEPDNELLSAPLVIPADAAKPTFSCYISSFFQANKSDELKVMVSELNGTPVELLAPQAPIGGDWKLISADLSAYKGKTILLSLIPVVNGESGIGVDQIRVTMDGTTDVEAPTLNVQTTLYPNPASDYVTVKTRVGSSIEIFATDGALLSTTQAKGEETTVALAQLPAGRYLVRITSLEGEIVLRPLIIK